Genomic DNA from Pseudomonas fitomaticsae:
CGCACCTCAGTGTCAGTATCAGTCCAGGTGGTCGCCTTCGCCACTGGTGTTCCTTCCTATATCTACGCATTTCACCGCTACACAGGAAATTCCACCACCCTCTACCATACTCTAGCTCGCCAGTTTTGGATGCAGTTCCCAGGTTGAGCCCGGGGATTTCACATCCAACTTAACGAACCACCTACGCGCGCTTTACGCCCAGTAATTCCGATTAACGCTTGCACCCTCTGTATTACCGCGGCTGCTGGCACAGAGTTAGCCGGTGCTTATTCTGTCGGTAACGTCAAAATTGCAGAGTATTAATCTACAACCCTTCCTCCCAACTTAAAGTGCTTTACAATCCGAAGACCTTCTTCACACACGCGGCATGGCTGGATCAGGCTTTCGCCCATTGTCCAATATTCCCCACTGCTGCCTCCCGTAGGAGTCTGGACCGTGTCTCAGTTCCAGTGTGACTGATCATCCTCTCAGACCAGTTACGGATCGTCGCCTTGGTGAGCCATTACCTCACCAACTAGCTAATCCGACCTAGGCTCATCTGATAGCGCAAGGCCCGAAGGTCCCCTGCTTTCTCCCGTAGGACGTATGCGGTATTAGCGTTCCTTTCGAAACGTTGTCCCCCACTACCAGGCAGATTCCTAGGCATTACTCACCCGTCCGCCGCTGAATCCAGGAGCAAGCTCCCTTCATCCGCTCGACTTGCATGTGTTAGGCCTGCCGCCAGCGTTCAATCTGAGCCATGATCAAACTCTTCAGTTCAAACATCTTTGGGTTTTTAAGAAACCCTAAACTTGGCTCAGCAATCGTTGGTTACATCTTTGATTTCTCGCGGAGTAACTTGTGATGCTGATAATCTTGTTGACTATCAGTCTGACTCCACAAGCACCCACACGAATTGCTTGATTCAGTTGTTAAAGAGCGGTTGGTCAAGATCTTTCGTCTCAACCGAGGCGCGCATTCTACAGCAGCCTCATTTGCTGTCAAGTGATTATTTTCAGAAGCTTTCGAAGATTTCTTCAACAACTTCAACCACTTGCGCTTCCGATCTCTCGTTAGCGGGAGGCGAATAATACAGCATTAAAATGCGTGGTCAACCCTTGCCTGGAAATTCTTTTCCCTTACCAAAAAGCCCAGATTCCACTATGAAACCTACCAGGCCTTTACAAAACATCAGGGCAGCAGAGTACCCATACCACAGTGCCACTGAATCTCCCCTTACGTTCATAGACGCTGAATGACCGCTATTGGCTGTGGATTGCTGCCTGGAATGACTGACAGGCCTGGGTCGACAGTTGCCTATAACGGCAGGCCAGACGCCTGTTGACAATGACGCCCCACACAACACGCATCTCGTCGGCGGTCAGAAAGTATGTTTTTATAAATACCAATCAAATGCTTAACCTGTTCTTCGAGTCCCCCTCGGGAACCAAAATTAGAAAAGGTCTTGCCTGGCAAGGCCTTTTTTTCATTTGCAGGAAGGTGCCATCGCCCTTCCGACGAGACATCACAAAGGTTCACCGCATGGAAACATCACTGGAAACAGTCGCCCTTTTCTCCCTGAAACTCGCCTACGAGGAAGAAGGCCTGAGCCCGATTCTGCGGGATGATCTGGTCATGGGCGATTATGAGCGGGACGTGTTCGAGCTGTTGGTGCGCCGGGGCGATGTCGAGACGATTCAGTTCAAGATGAATGAATGCCTGAGTCTTGCGCTGGACGCTCTGGGCGGCGTGGAAAAGCCGCTGGGGCGTGAGCTGCACAAATTGTCCGCCGATTTCAGCCAGGCACGGTCGATGGAGCAGTTGGATGCGCCGCTCCTCGCCCTCAAGGGTTATTTGAAAGACGTGCTGTAAGGCCTCACAGAAGATGCCGGGAAATGTACTTCGAGATCTCCACCATCGACGTCTTCCCGGTGAATTCGAACTTCACCTTGCCCAGCGACGAAAAGTAAATCTCCAGCTCCGAGTCCAGATCGAACGTCCCTGACGTTTCGACGGAATACGCGACGATGTTCTTGTACGGCAACGAGGTGAAGTCCTTCTTGCTGCCGGTAATGCCCTGGACGTTGACCGCGATGATGCGTTTGTTGGTGAACACCACGCCATCGCGCATGGCCTTGTAGGAGTCGATCACCTCTTCGCCATCCAGCAAGAGCGCGGTCACGCGTTCGGCGTATTCGTCGTTCTGTTTGAGTTTGAAGAAGCCTTTGTTGTTGAAGTCGATCATCTTTCGATCCTCCGGAGATAGAAAACTATTGGCTGATCAGTCGAGTGCCTTGACGACTCGGTAGCTCTTCCAGGCTTCCTCCAGCGTTTCTTCCCAGTCGTCGGCATACGCCGGGGTCATCACGACAGCGAGGGTGGTCGCGCAGAGCAGGCGAAAGGCCAAGGTGAAAGCGGGCATGTGTAATCCGTTACGGTGATGAGGAATGGCGCGACGCTACTATTTTGCTATCTTGCCGTCCACTCAGGATGGAGTGCCTGGAAGGTAACTCCGTACTCAAGCCGGTTTAAGGAAAGTGCTCGATGAAAACCCTGTTAGCCCTTACTGCCCTCGCCGGCATGTGGATCTGGGTCGTAAGAAACAGAGGCAACTGGCATTTGTTACTCGCCAACCTCGCCGGAGCAGGTGCCGGTCTGGTCGCGATCGCGGTGCAGTCGATTGTGTTCGCTGGATTGTTCGATTCTGAATTGCCCAAGGGCGTGGCCCTGAGCCTGCTTGCAGTGCTGACCAGCGCTGGTGCCTTTGCCGGTGTCTGGATGTGGATCGCCCGCCGCCCGCAACCGGAGCACCCGGTCGCACGTCAACTGCTCGGCGCCATCTGTGGCTTCGCCAGCGGCGTGACGACTCTGGTTTTCATTGCTCTCAACTTTTAATTGGTTTTGCTATCGTGCTGGCCATTATCGCAGCGGGCTCGACGCGTGCTGACTTGAGCAATCTTTGAATGTTATAGGAAAGGATCGAATGGAGTTTCTGCGTTTTCTGGCATTTGTCGCGACCTGGGGTTTCATGTGGCGCTGGGTGGTGAAAAACCGCGGCAGCTGGAACCTGTTCTACGGCAATCTCGTTGGCGCGGCGGGCGGCTTCATTGTCGGGGTGGTGGTGTTGTCGATCACGCTTTCGCTGCTCCCGTCGGCGGACAAGCCTCGGAAGCAGATTGAAGAAACAGCGGCTCAAGCGGTCGCCCCTGCCGTGGCAAAACCTGAAACGCTGAAACCGCCGGTGATCGTTCAAAAGCCGGCTCCAGCGCCTGACAAGCTGCCAACGTTTACCGCCGGGCAACCACAAAACGAGCCGTCGCCACCCGAGTCCGCCTTGCTGCCGAACTACCGCAATCGCGTGACGGAGTCGATCTCGGAGAAAACCCAGCAGGACAAATACGACGAGGCGTTCGCTTTGATCCGCGCACAGGTCGGCAATGACCCGGGCGCTGACCAGTCGCCGATCGCGTCGGTCATGTGCATCCCCTTTGTTCGACAAGCCATGCGCTTTCCGGCGTCGGCGTTCCTTGTCGAGAACGCCCCCGAATCGGCTCAGCGCTTCAAGGATCAGATCTACACCATCAGCAACACCATCACTGCACGCAACATGCTGGGTGATGACATCAGCTACCGGTTCGACTGCTCCTTGCAACGGATCGCAGGCACGGACGCGGGTTTTGCCGCCTGGAAATTGCTTGATCTGAAGCTGCAAAAGTCCGGATCTTAAGCCTCGTTTAAGGGTATTGGGCGCCAGCTGCGCTATGATCGCCGGCTGTGTGCCCAGAGCCTGATCCCGGATGCCCCGCCCCCTTGATAACCCTGCTCCACTCCCACCGGTATTGGCCGGGCCACTGCTGCGCCGACTGGAACCGACGCGCTTAGTGTTTTGGCTGGTCGGCAGCCGCGAACTGTCGTTGACCTTGCGCCTGCATGGCGTAGGAGCCATTCCACTGGATGCCGGGAAATGCACGGTCATTCCAGTAGGCACCCGGGCTTTTGTTCACCTGATCGACGTTGCACTGGAAACCGCCCTACCCTGCGACACCCGCATCGACTATGACCTGTTGATCAATGGCCAGCAGCCGATCGCCGATTGGGCGCCACACCTGCTCTACGACAACACCAGCGGCCCGAACTTCGTCCTGCGTTCGCGCATCGACCAGTTGCTGCATGGTTCCTGCCGCAAACCCCATCACCCGGCCGCCGACGGCCTGCTCTGCGTTGATCGGTTGTTGGCCAACGAAACCGATCCGCAGCATCGTCCTGCCCTGCTGATGATGAGCGGTGATCAGGTCTACGCCGACGATGTGGCCGGCCCGATGTTGCGGGCGATTCACGCTCTGATCGAGCGCCTCGGCCTGTTCGGTGAGCACCTCGAAGGCGCGGTGGTCAGCGACAGCGCGAAACTCTACGAACACCCGGCCAGCTACTACCATCGTGCGGACTTGCTGCCGGCACTGGAAAGCAACGAGACCCTGCGCGATCGTTTTTTCGGCGGTGCGCGCAAGCCGATTTTTACCAGCAGCAGCGCCGACAATCACCTTGTGACGTTCGCCGAAGTCATGGCGATGTATTTGCTCGTGTGGTCGCCAACACCCTGGACGCTGGTCAATCCGCAGCCGCCAGCGCTGACGCCTGAGCGCCTCAAGCGCTATGCCCTCGAGCAGACCCGCATCGACGGGTTCAAGGCCGGCCTCGGCCAGGTAGCACGGGCATTGGCGCACCTGCCGAGCCTGATGATCTTCGATGACCACGACATCACCGACGACTGGAACCTGTCCGCGCAATGGGAGGAAACGGCCTACGGCCATCCGTTCTCCAAGCGCATCATCGGCAACGCGCTGATCGCCTACATGCTGTGTCAGGGCTGGGGCAACAATCCGGATGCATTCAGCACAGTACTGGAGAAGACCCGAGGCCTGAGCGCCAGCGGTGACGACCGCTATCTCGACGCTCCCGTGCAGGACGGATTGATTGAGGAACTGCTGTGTTTTCAGCAATGGCATTTCGTATTGCCGACCAGCCCGGCGCTGGTGGTGCTCGACACCCGTACCCGACGCTGGCGCAGCGAGATGGCGCTCAAGCAACCGTCGGGCTTGCTGGACTGGGAAGCCTTGAGCGAACTGCAGCAGGAACTGCTCGACCACCCTTCGGCGATCATCGTCTCGCCAGCACCGATCTTTGGCGTGAAGCTGATCGAAACCGTGCAGCGAGTGTTCAGCTGGTGCGGTTATCCACTGCTGGTGGACGCGGAAAACTGGATGGCCCATCGCGGCGCAGCTCAGGTGATCCTGAACATTTTCCGACACTCGCGTACGCCGGGCAGTTACGTGGTGCTGTCAGGCGACGTGCACTATTCCTTCGTCTACGAAGTCCTGATCCGACACCGCAAGGGCGGCCCGCGGATCTGGCAAATCACCAGCAGCGGCATCAAGAACGAATTCCCACCCACCCTGCTGGAATGGTTCGACCGCCTCAACCGCTGGCTCTACTCACCACGCTCGCCGCTCAATTGGCTCACCAAACGCCGCCGCATGCGCATCGTCCCGTACGTGCCGGAACACGCCGAAGCGGGTGAGCGGCTGTGGAATTCGGCGGGGATCGGCCAGGTGTTTTTCAATCAACAGGGACAACCGAACGACATCGTCCAACACAACTCGAATGGCGCACCGAAGACCCGGATGCTGGCGCCGGATTTGTCGGATTACCCTGATTAGAAAAATCTCACGCAGGGAGCGAGAAAGATGGCAGGGTCGTCGGAATCAGCTTACAGAAGACCCAGAAACGTCTCGATGAGACTTCGGTGATACTCAGCACACCGCAGGCAGCCCGTCTGTGGCACAACCACTGATAGGTATCGCCTTGTCATCCTGTACTCATTTCTGTACGTTCTCTGCATCAAGCGAGGACTACAACATGGACACTATCAACTACACCACAGCTCGTGCGCACTTGGCTGAAACCATGGATCGCGTGAATGAAGACTGCGCCCCACTTCTGGTAACCCGCCAAAAAGGCGAGCCTGTAGTGATGATGTCTCTGGCCGAATACAACGCGCTGGAAGAAACGGCTTATCTGCTGCGCTCTTCGGCCAATGCCGAGCGCTTGATCAAATCGATTGGCGAAATGCGCGCTGGAAAAGCCAAAGTCAGGCAACTGATCGAAGAATGAAAATCCAGTTCACGCCAACGGGTTGGGAAGACTACTTGTGGTTTCAGCAAAACGATAAGGCCGGTCTCAAACGAATCAATCTTTTGATCAAAGCGATCCAGCGCCAACCCTTTGAAGGCTTGGGTAAACCGGAGCCACTCAAGCACAACATGAGCGGCTTCTGGTCACGGCGGATAACTGCCGAGCATCGCCTGGTCTATGCAATCGTAGACGGCGAAATCTGCGTCATAACTTGCAGATTTCACTACTGACCGGGGGATCAGACATGGCTCAGGGAACGGCCAACCCCTCTGACAATCATCCCCACCTCCCGCTCATCAATCGTCAGCGGCGGCAGCAGCCGGATCGTCTTGCCGCGCGTGACGTTGATCAGCAGTCCATGAT
This window encodes:
- a CDS encoding PH domain-containing protein, with product MIDFNNKGFFKLKQNDEYAERVTALLLDGEEVIDSYKAMRDGVVFTNKRIIAVNVQGITGSKKDFTSLPYKNIVAYSVETSGTFDLDSELEIYFSSLGKVKFEFTGKTSMVEISKYISRHLL
- a CDS encoding Txe/YoeB family addiction module toxin, whose amino-acid sequence is MKIQFTPTGWEDYLWFQQNDKAGLKRINLLIKAIQRQPFEGLGKPEPLKHNMSGFWSRRITAEHRLVYAIVDGEICVITCRFHY
- a CDS encoding alkaline phosphatase D family protein, whose translation is MPRPLDNPAPLPPVLAGPLLRRLEPTRLVFWLVGSRELSLTLRLHGVGAIPLDAGKCTVIPVGTRAFVHLIDVALETALPCDTRIDYDLLINGQQPIADWAPHLLYDNTSGPNFVLRSRIDQLLHGSCRKPHHPAADGLLCVDRLLANETDPQHRPALLMMSGDQVYADDVAGPMLRAIHALIERLGLFGEHLEGAVVSDSAKLYEHPASYYHRADLLPALESNETLRDRFFGGARKPIFTSSSADNHLVTFAEVMAMYLLVWSPTPWTLVNPQPPALTPERLKRYALEQTRIDGFKAGLGQVARALAHLPSLMIFDDHDITDDWNLSAQWEETAYGHPFSKRIIGNALIAYMLCQGWGNNPDAFSTVLEKTRGLSASGDDRYLDAPVQDGLIEELLCFQQWHFVLPTSPALVVLDTRTRRWRSEMALKQPSGLLDWEALSELQQELLDHPSAIIVSPAPIFGVKLIETVQRVFSWCGYPLLVDAENWMAHRGAAQVILNIFRHSRTPGSYVVLSGDVHYSFVYEVLIRHRKGGPRIWQITSSGIKNEFPPTLLEWFDRLNRWLYSPRSPLNWLTKRRRMRIVPYVPEHAEAGERLWNSAGIGQVFFNQQGQPNDIVQHNSNGAPKTRMLAPDLSDYPD
- a CDS encoding type II toxin-antitoxin system Phd/YefM family antitoxin, translated to MDTINYTTARAHLAETMDRVNEDCAPLLVTRQKGEPVVMMSLAEYNALEETAYLLRSSANAERLIKSIGEMRAGKAKVRQLIEE